A single genomic interval of Spinacia oleracea cultivar Varoflay chromosome 6, BTI_SOV_V1, whole genome shotgun sequence harbors:
- the LOC130463415 gene encoding putative F-box protein At3g16210 codes for MGKTKSKRRHNNLSKSKVLPPELYLPPELWKEVLARLAVKTLLRFRAVCRSWCSMIDEPDFLSMHLTLFKNNIDKNHLLVMTSDFWGYDKIRVRLRDNLTTTTQLGQKSKLFKILGNCNRLVLLKDYTWNKINNSMLYLIKLWNPSTQKSIVLPSCPGLGRKDVVIIGFVPSSNQYKVIAFEFPSTSSTTFSVYSVGDHRKTVMIDFPVISLQSMYCYVKYGHVCDYYSHDGAAHWLVSDKKDQSQLTHVLSFDFGVEGFRYVKLPVAEDPEMVMNLFIQGESLAVFGISKQSSFIWVMTSENDNPWSVWFSGGSNSDGYGLFCGELLYKRQFHYLFPRRRTSYKKLLFDENTSRFIVVYNKFDEPMSYNIITRS; via the coding sequence ATGGGGAAAACGAAATCGAAAAGGCGGCACAATAATTTGTCGAAATCTAAGGTTTTACCACCGGAGCTATATTTACCACCGGAGTTATGGAAAGAGGTACTAGCGAGGCTGGCGGTGAAAACCCTATTAAGATTCAGGGCTGTTTGTAGATCCTGGTGTTCTATGATCGATGAGCCTGATTTCCTTTCGATGCATCTTACTCTTTTTAAGAATAATATAGACAAGAATCACTTACTTGTCATGACTTCGGACTTCTGGGGATACGATAAAATCCGAGTTCGTCTAAGAGATAATTTGACGACAACTACACAACTTGGGCAAAAGAGCAAATTATTTAAGATTCTTGGAAACTGTAATAGATTGGTCTTGCTTAAAGATTATACGTGGAATAAGATTAATAATAGTATGCTTTATTTGATAAAGCTATGGAACCCATCTACACAAAAATCTATTGTACTTCCCTCTTGTCCGGGCCTGGGCCGTAAAGACGTTGTTATTATTGGATTTGTCCCTTCCAGTAATCAATATAAAGTGATTGCCTTTGAATTTCCTTCCACAAGTTCGACGACGTTTTCGGTTTATTCAGTTGGTGATCATCGCAAAACTGTTATGATTGATTTTCCTGTTATATCTTTGCAATCTATGTATTGTTATGTAAAGTACGGACACGTGTGTGATTATTACTCTCATGACGGAGCTGCACACTGGCTTGTGTCCGATAAAAAAGACCAAAGTCAGTTGACACATGTTCTTTCGTTCGACTTTGGTGTGGAAGGTTTCAGGTATGTGAAATTGCCGGTTGCTGAAGATCCCGAAATGGTAATGAATCTGTTTATCCAAGGCGAATCATTGGCAGTGTTTGGTATTTCGAAGCAGAGTAGCTTCATTTGGGTTATGACGTCGGAAAACGACAACCCATGGAGTGTATGGTTTTCAGGAGGTTCTAATTCAGATGGGTATGGATTATTCTGTGGGGAATTGTTATATAAGAGGCAATTCCATTATTTATTCCCCAGAAGACGGACATCATATAAGAAGCTTTTATTTGATGAGAATACAAGTAGATTCATTGTAGTATACAACAAATTTGATGAACCAATGTCTTATAACATTATAACTCGATCATAA
- the LOC110793154 gene encoding methyltransferase FGSG_00040, translating to MEEETALQHLRSKATEQLLREDWNESIKTYSKFISLCQQQISNTYNQSDLSKLQKSLCLSLSNRAEARLRLRDFEEALKDCDEALQIDSTHFKTLVCKGKIMLNLNRYSMGLDCFKAALVVESNCNGNLEVLNGLIEKCKKLDYLSRTGNFDVSDWVSSGFSGVCPELGEYFGNVEIKRSEISGRGLFCTKNIEVGSLILVTKAVATERCILPKCSNGVLGENAQLVMWKNFIDKVNESAKKCPKISHLISTLSIGENEDDLEVPDISLFKPETQGKSYVDKNVDVDKVLSILDVNSLVEEAVSSKVVGKNSDYYGVGLWLLPCLINHSCSPNARRLHIGDYVVVVASRVVKAGEEITFAYYDVLSPFNKRREMAKTWGFQCECKRCKYEEEMQSKPEIGDIEKGLERGQDVGCAIFRLEECMRRWVMRGKEKGYFRASFWKAFSEAYESEKTIRRWGRKIPALEVIVDSLVEVVGSDERVLKVLVRKLKKSGCGFGEMERAMKLGRGVYGKLVKKQALRILLELGLHD from the coding sequence ATGGAAGAAGAAACAGCACTACAGCATCTCAGATCTAAAGCCACAGAACAACTTCTCAGAGAAGATTGGAATGAATCAATCAAAACTTACTCCAAATTCATATCTCTTTGCCAACAACAAATCTCCAATACATACAATCAATCTGACCTCTCAAAACTACAGAAATCCCTCTGTTTATCGCTCTCGAATCGAGCCGAAGCTAGACTCCGGTTACGGGATTTCGAGGAAGCCTTAAAAGATTGTGATGAAGCACTTCAAATTGACAGCACACATTTCAAAACCCTTGTCTGTAAAGGTAAAATAATGCTCAACCTCAACAGATATTCTATGGGCTTGGATTGTTTTAAGGCTGCTTTGGTTGTTGAATCAAATTGTAACGGGAATTTAGAAGTGTTAAATGGGTTAATTGAGAAATGTAAGAAGCTTGATTATTTGTCAAGAACTGGTAATTTTGATGTTTCTGATTGGGTTTCTAGTGGGTTTTCTGGGGTATGTCCTGAACTTGGTGAATATTTCGGGAATGTTGAGATTAAAAGGTCTGAAATTAGTGGAAGAGGTTTGTTTTGTACTAAAAATATTGAAGTTGGAAGTTTGATTTTGGTTACTAAAGCTGTTGCTACTGAAAGGTGTATACTGCCAAAATGTAGTAATGgggttttgggtgaaaatgcTCAATTGGTTATGTGGAAGAATTTCATTGATAAGGTTAATGAATCCGCCAAGAAATGTCCGAAAATCAGTCATTTGATTAGTACATTATCGATTGGAGAAAATGAGGATGATCTTGAAGTGCCAGATATTAGTCTCTTTAAGCCTGAAACTCAAGGAAAGAGTTATGTTGATAAAAATGTTGATGTAGACAAGGTTTTGAGTATACTTGATGTGAATTCGCTTGTAGAAGAGGCGGTTTCAAGCAAAGTTGTAGGGAAAAACAGTGATTATTATGGTGTAGGCTTATGGTTGCTACCTTGTTTGATAAACCATTCTTGTAGTCCAAATGCAAGGCGTTTGCACATTGGTGattatgttgttgttgttgcttctaGAGTGGTGAAGGCAGGGGAAGAGATCACATTTGCTTACTATGATGTTCTTTCTCCATTTAATAAGAGGAGAGAAATGGCGAAAACATGGGGCTTTCAATGTGAGTGTAAGAGATGTAAATATGAAGAAGAAATGCAGTCAAAGCCTGAGATTGGAGACATTGAGAAAGGGTTGGAACGAGGACAAGATGTTGGTTGTGCCATTTTTCGATTGGAGGAGTGTATGAGAAGATGGGTAATgagaggaaaagagaaaggCTACTTTCGAGCATCATTTTGGAAAGCATTCTCAGAGGCATATGAATCAGAGAAAACCATAAGGCGGTGGGGAAGAAAGATACCGGCATTGGAGGTGATTGTGGATAGCTTAGTTGAAGTAGTTGGGAGTGATGAAAGGGTTCTTAAAGTGCTTGTTAGGAAATTGAAGAAAAGTGGGTGTGGATTTGGAGAAATGGAAAGGGCAATGAAATTAGGAAGAGGTGTTTATGGTAAACTTGTCAAGAAACAAGCACTCAGAATTCTACTTGAGCTAGGACTTCATGATTAA
- the LOC110793162 gene encoding uncharacterized protein: protein MVKKSSGAWRMCVDFTNLNRACPKDCYPLPRIDKLVDSTSGHALLSFLDAFSGYHQISLAKTDRKKAAFITDGGVYNYKAMPFGLKNAGTTYQKLVDRVFAEQKGRNIEVYVDDSIVKSREAADHIEDLRETFANLRKYQMKLNPKKCVFGVKSGKFLGFLVSERGIDANPEKIEAILNFPQPKSVKDIQKLTGRMAALTRFISKSGDKAMPFFNTLKQNGKFKWGEEESKAFEVVKDHLKRLPTIARPEEGDRLQLYISASPKTVAAVLIVEKEKVQQPVYFVSHILNGAEQRYPLIEKLAYAVLIAARKLRPYFDAHTIEVLTNYPLEKAVHKMDTSGRLLKWAIELSEYDLEFKPRTTIKAQALSDFIVEASYEDERLEPGTWEVFVDGSSAQTGSGAGIVMKSPEGDLFEYAIKFEFPASNNEAEYEAAIAGIQLSQSADAKRVTLIIDSQSVVNQFSGEYETKEARMRKYLEKLKQAAAQLEKFEIKLVPRADNSMADTLAKLASSKAVDLKRSVMIEVLKRRSTEGKGKEIMVIADGKEWYDDMWAYKATAILPENPEEAKKIKKDGPWYIIYMGRLYKRSFSLPLLRCLSAYESEKLIEEIHEGSCGNHVGGKTLSLLCQRQGYYWPTMLEDAQKYVKKCEKCQLFSLVIKMPANDLTPILNPIPFAQWEMDIIGPFTTASGGRKFLIVAVDYFTKWIEAEPVATITANQVRKFIWKNIITRFGLPTAIVFDHGTQFHCAPIQAFLGMYMVKFAYASVCHPQSNGQAEAANKQILNALKKKLDEYKGKWADIVPEVLWGNRTTIKEATGESPFKLCFGSEAVIPAEVALPTFRIQHYVEENNDILLRHQLDFLPEIRLKASIRSAAYKNRMSRAYNKRVRHRPLEVGDLVLRGTAATCKAHTDGKLTANWEGPYQIWEEIVPGAYRLMQMDGTTLKNSWNADTLRKFYV from the coding sequence ATGGTAAAGAAATCAAGTGGAGCAtggagaatgtgcgtagactttacGAACCTCAACAGAGCCTGCCCTAAAGACTGCTATCCACTGCCTAGAATCGACAAGTTGGTAGATTCGACCAGTGGTCACGCTTTACTGAGTTTCCTGGATGCGTTCTCAGGTTATCACCAAATTAGTCTGGCAAAAACAGATAGAAAGAAAGCGGCCTTCATTACAGATGGAGGGGTGTATAATTACAAGGCAATGCCATTTGGGTTGAAGAACGCAGGGACAACCTACCAGAAGCTGGTGGACAGAGTCTTCGCGGAGCAAAAAGGCAGAAACATTGAGGTGTATGTCGACGATTCAATCGTCAAAAGCAGGGAGGCAGCAGACCACATAGAAGACCTGAGAGAAACCTTTGCCAACCTGCGAAAATACCAGATGAAGTTAAACCCAAAGAAATGTGTCTTTGGGGTAAAATCGGGGAAGTTTCTAGGTTTCCTCGTCAGCGAGAGAGGTATTGACGCAAATCCAGAGAAGATTGAGGCAATCCTCAATTTCCCTCAACCGAAGAGCGTCAAAGATATCCAAAAACTTACCGGAAGGATGGCCGCTCTTACCAGGTTCATCAGTAAATCAGGAGATAAGGCGATGCCGTTCTTTAACACCCTCAAGCAGAACGGAAAATTCAAATGGGGGGAAGAAGAGTCGAAAGCATTCGAGGTAGTGAAGGACCACCTAAAGAGATTGCCAACCATAGCTAGACCGGAAGAAGGTGATAGGCTACAGCTGTACATATCCGCGTCCCCAAAAACAGTCGCTGCCGTCTTGATTGTCGAGAAGGAGAAGGTTCAGCAACCGGTATACTTTGTGAGTCATATCTTGAACGGGGCGGAACAGAGATATCCGCTGATAGAGAAATTGGCATACGCCGTCCTGATAGCGGCAAGAAAGTTGAGGCCATATTTTGATGCGCATACCATAGAAGTCTTGACCAACTACCCCTTGGAAAAGGCGGTCCACAAAATGGATACATCCGGCAGATTACTGAAATGGGCAATCGAGTTGTCAGAGTATGACCTGGAGTTTAAACCAAGAACAACAATAAAAGCACAAGCCCTATCCGATTTTATAGTAGAAGCGTCCTATGAGGACGAGAGACTCGAACCAGGAACATGGGAGGTCTTTGTAGACGGATCCTCCGCTCAGACGGGATCTGGAGCCGGCATCGTGATGAAATCTCCGGAAGGAGATTTATTTGAATACGCCATAAAATTCGAGTTTCCAGCATCCAACAATGAGGCGGAGTACGAAGCAGCTATTGCCGGTATCCAGTTAAGCCAATCAGCCGATGCTAAACGAGTGACATTGATCATCGATTCACAGTCGGTGGTTAACCAATTTTCGGGGGAGTATGAAACAAAAGAGGCGAGAATGAGAAAGTACTTGGAGAAGCTAAAGCAGGCGGCTGCACAGCTAGAGAAATTTGAGATAAAGTTGGTTCCCAGAGCGGATAACTCAATGGCAGACACACTGGCAAAGTTGGCAAGCTCAAAGGCCGTCGACCTGAAAAGGTCGGTCATGATCGAAGTCCTAAAAAGAAGAAGCACggaaggaaaaggaaaagagaTCATGGTTATTGCAGACGGAAAAGAATGGTACGACGACATGTGGGCATATAAGGCAACCGCGATTCTTCCAGAGAACCCAGAGGAGgccaagaaaataaagaaagatGGACCTTGGTACATCATATACATGGGCAGATTATACAAACGATCCTTCAGTCTACCGTTGCTAAGATGCTTGTCGGCATATGAGTCAGAAAAACTCATCGAAGAGATACACGAAGGATCATGCGGAAACCACGTCGGAGGCAAAACACTATCGTTGCTCTGCCAGAGGCAAGGATACTATTGGCCGACAATGCTAGAAGATGCACAGAAGTATGTGAAGaagtgcgagaaatgccaaCTATTCTCTCTTGTCATAAAGATGCCGGCGAACGACTTGACGCCCATACTCAACCCAATACCCTTTGCCCAATGGGAGATGGATATCATAGGTCCTTTCACGACCGCTTCTGGAGGAAGAAAATTCCTTATCGTAGCAGTAGACTACTTTACAAAGTGGATTGAAGCTGAACCGGTAGCAACGATAACAGCCAATCAAGTACGAAAGTTCATATGGAAAAATATCATCACCCGTTTTGGCCTGCCAACCGCAATCGTCTTCGACCATGGGACACAGTTCCATTGTGCACCCATACAAGCATTCCTCGGTATGTACATGGTCAAATTTGCATACGCCTCAGTGTGCCACCCTCAGAGTAACGGCCAAGCGGAGGCGGCCAACAAGCAGATACTCAATGCCCTAAAGAAGAAACTGGATGAGTACAAGGGAAAATGGGCAGATATAGTCCCAGAAGTGTTGTGGGGAAACAGAACAACGATAAAGGAGGCAACGGGAGAAAGTCCGTTTAAGCTGTGTTTTGGATCGGAAGCAGTCATACCTGCAGAAGTGGCCCTGCCCACCTTCCGAATCCAACACTACGTGGAGGAAAACAACGATATCCTCTTAAGGCACCAGCTCGATTTCCTACCGGAAATACGGTTGAAAGCGAGCATACGGTCAGCAGCCTACAAAAACAGAATGAGCCGAGCATATAACAAAAGAGTACGACACAGACCTCTGGAGGTAGGAGATCTGGTCCTTAGGGGGACAGCAGCAACCTGTAAGGCTCACACCGATGGAAAGCTAACGGCTAACTGGGAAGGACCATATCAGATATGGGAAGAAATAGTGCCAGGAGCATACAGACTCATGCAAATGGATGGTACCACACTAAAAAATTCGTGGAACGCGGATACCCTGAGAAAGTTCTATGTATAA